The Nicotiana sylvestris chromosome 6, ASM39365v2, whole genome shotgun sequence genomic sequence ttttgacacgtggcatgatcctattggctcttctgtTTGACTTGGcacgccacgtcatttgacacgtggcaccaaactggacCTCTAGGAAGATGTCATCTTGGACTTTATGAAGTGGAcccatcactttagcccaattaaatgggctatcccaatggattaagacttatttatttaatccatatatattgaacttatataattaattcaattatattaacccataatatttatttgatccaatatatcttgaatttaaaatataattcaaattattttatggatttaaaTCCAATAAAATTTAAATGTCGTCTTTGGGGAGAACAGTATattcaaataaataaaatatcttTTTACCCTATAGCGTGTATAACGTAAATTATTTTTAGACAATAGTGTGTATAAAGTAAATCCCTTTGTTACTGGGTTCGAGTCCTAGGAAATTGAACCCGTTCCATTCTCATTTATATCGTGGCACATTGCTAGAAATGACCTCAGGCAACTGTTTAGAAATTAGCTAGTATGTTCTGAGTTTCAGTTTAATTTTTAGTGTGTCTGAATTTTAGTTCAATTTTTCAGGATAAAAATGTTATGATTTGTCGTgaaattaggatttttaatttaaaatttcatGACAAAATAAGTACTGACTAATCTCTAAATAGTATGGTTATTTGTGCACTTGTCCCGGCACGTTGGATGGTAATTTGAGCCCAAATCAATCAACGCGCCCAATTCGCCCAAGGTTGGGCTGCTCATTGTTGAGTCAGAGCATCTTGATCCAGCTCATCTAATGTTGAGCTGATTTGTCGCTCAAATTGATCCATGAGCAAAGGACAACCCAGTACGCTAAGCGCCCGCTATGTGTTAGGTccagggaagggccggaccacaagggttaGGTGTACAGCCTAAAATCAATTTAGATTCGAACCATTTAGTTTCGCTGTGTTGTAACAGAGACACGAATGATAtacttaattattattattatctaattaattataataattattaaaataaaatgtaGTAGACTCATAGTGGGCTAATTCATGAATTGAATCAAATGGGGCCTTTTAATTTAACTAATTTGAACTTAATTAAACTAAAGAGTCACGCTCTTTAAACGCCctataagaaaagaagaagaaagaggcttAAGTCATCGCTTCCAATCCGATAAAGGTCTTTTTTCTTTTCCACGAAAGTCCGTCCCAACAATGGTTGCAGAGGATATAAATATGAATATGAAAAAAAAAGGTAACCGCCCGGAGAGTCGTTTTTTAGTTTTTAAGTGGAATGTTCATTATCATAATAAGTAGTCGATTAGGAGAACAACTATCTCACTACAGAGTATACTCTTCCTCATCTTTCATTatatacgcagccttaccctgatCCATGAGCAACTTTGCTTAAATATCTAAAAATAATTCCTTTTTGTTTCATATGGTACatatgaccataacaaaagaaaagaaagtcttATTTGGTAATTAAACAATTCATAAAAaacaacatatattaattaaaGCCTGGTAAGAGTTGAGCAGATTGGACTATAACCCAaattttagcatattttgaccTAGCATATCTCTGCCCAAATAACTTTTGGACGGGTCAATATTGCTCAACATTTTTAACCCGCCCAAAATCAACCCTACCCGCCCATTTGACACCCTCTAAATACGTAAAAATAGCATGGTATAGACAGTTTtaggactggtcattcaaaaatagccagcgtttaccaagtcaatgaaaatagccactattttgctgtagcagagaccggtccagcaaaatatactggagttcgatgcacctgtatatgaactccagcatattatgctggacgatatactttgctggctccagtataatatactggaaactggagcaccagtgctccaaactccagtatattatactggaccggtatacttgctggaactccagtatattatactggagttctagtgtcatattatgctggaactccatcacattatgctggagttccagcatacttatcttggaactcaagtataatatgttggagttcaagtatacttatgctggaaccccagcataatatactggcatattttccgggttttgaacagtgttttcactcagatttatctttacataaagtagctaaatttcgattacttttgaaactgagctatttttgaacaaccagttgtaaatctaactatttttgaatttcaccctcTAAATACACCCCATAGATTATTGGGTTAAATGCACCAATTACAAGTGTATTAAGACTATTGTTTAAAAAGTAATCTTGAATGCACATTTTATCAACCTGGAACTGAAAGAGGGAAATTCAAGAGTACCATGAAGAGGTAAAACTTGTACCCTTTTGACAATCTGACTTCAAGCTTTGGATGACTAAAAACTCAGCGCGATCCAAAGCTTGGCAGGTGAAATAGCACTACTACTTTGCACGCACTCAGTGTCACCAAGAATGCAGTCTCTCCAGACGGGGTTAAAACACTTACAGACGTTGTAATATACTTATAATTCATATCATTGCATAAAATCGTACAGAGGACTGATGCTATTCATAATGAATGAAGAGGCTATGAGATGATTGAATTTGCACAAGAAGAAAGTGACTCATTTGGACAGTAAAACAGCTTTGTTACATAATTCGAAGAAACTCCTTTTTAGGCCTTACTACCCGTATGATGCCCCATACATGCTACTGTGTGAGATCATCAACAGCAGCCGGCTCAACTCAACATAACCTTATAACTCGAGAGACTACTATCAGATATAATAGAAATTTATTCAGACATCCTATATCACAGCTAACAAGATGTCAACCGGATTGCTCTCTTTCTAGGTTCCAtcttctttgtttgaaaacatatCAATATTAGAAGACGTCTGGATGGAAGCGTCCAGGGATAGAGTTGCATTGCTGAGCGTGCTGCAAATGCATTTTCAAAGCATAATTGTTGACCTGCAATGATGACTATGAAATCAGGAAGTCTAAGACTGGAGAAACCTGAATACGTCTATATATGAAGTAGGATGATAGTTACTATGTATTACACTAGGCCATATGCATGCACTGCGAGCAAACTTGCATCAACGGTGCAAATACAGGAGTAAATAAAAGTAAAACACATATCCATGTATAGTGAGTTAAAGCAAGAAAATTAATATATGAAGATCCAGCTTTTACCTCAAGATTTCTCAATTCCTCTTGATATTGAACAATCAACTGCTTCAGATGCTGTACTTCCTCGTTCCTATCATCGTACTCCTTTTGACGTTCATGTTGGATTGCCACTGCACGTTTGAGAATGGCATTGTCTCGAAGAATCATTTCTATTTGCTCCTTCAGCATCATATTTTCCTGGAAGTATAAGGCATGGTGAACATCAGAAATGATAGGCAAAAGTCAATAAACTAGGATGTTGAAAAGGTAAGTTGCAAACATGAGTATCTGCAAGCTCATGAAACAAAGCAAAGAAATCTTAGAATGCATTGGAGAGCCAACAATATGGGCATTCCCAAAACAGTTTTCTAGCATAACTCTTCTGAGCACAATCAGTAAATGCACCAGAAAAGTATGTGAATATCGCCGACGGAGTTTCTAGAAGTGAAATATCATCCCACAATTCTTTGCCAGGAAATTTGTTGTCTGGTAAAATCAACGAACTACAATATACATAAATACAACACCAACCTTCTGAAAATTTTGGGCTGCTTCTGCACTACCTGCACAAATAGATTTCTCTAAGCTCTCCAACACTCTTGTTGAGCGAGTCCTAGCATCATCTATGCTTGTAGCACTCATCATTTCCCTCACAAACAACTCCACCCATTCTGCACCATCAGCCGGAAGATCATTTAGGACAGAAGTAGTGGGCACTGTACCTGCAAATTTTTGCATGCAAATTAGATTCCTTACCCCTGGTCCTCTACAATTTATGAAAATCTGGACTTGGCTAATGAGGTTTTTGATTAATCTACTTCTAGAATATAACAACCATTCAGTTGATCCAATGAAGATTCACTAGAAAAAAGAGAAATGGCATGACATTTGTATATCAACAAGAACCTGTAATTCATCAGAGAGGACTGATGCCAAAGTTTTCAACGTAGAAGGTGCACCTGATATCACCTGAGTTGTGTGCACCTGAATACTAAATAGTTTCATTCCATTCTACACTAATTCCTACAGATCAGATAAATATACGTGGGTCACAAGATTCTAATGAACTGCTAAGTGGACACATGTATGAGTTCCTCCAAAAGAACTAGTCACATGAACATATCTTGAAATTTCTTTGCACCGTCGGATGCTTATCTTATAACATCAGACATATGGCTTTAACTGCGAAGTATCAGCAATACATATAGTTACTTAGTAGGCTTTTCCTTTTTGAACCTCATGCACAAGCCATTACAAAGTTTTTATTTATCCACGGTAAGCAATAAATAGTAACAGTCTAATTTGTATCCTAATTATAACTCCAATTTGTgttatttagttaatttttatACAACTCTTTTTTATGTCAACGAGGTTCTATACCCTAAAATAGCATGCTGGAGAAGTAGGTAACTAAAATGAGTAGCAATTGTGGGAACAGACAGGGCCAGAAAATTCCGGAGAAAATGTCCATTTCAATGACCAGCAAACACCATAGAATCCACTGTCATGTCACTGAGAACTAAACCCTATTTAGGAGTACTTAAGTTGATCCCACAATCTCCCTTTGGCTGATGGAAGGGATGTAGTTGAGCTTTTTCCACACAATTTTGCAACGATATGCAATTAATAATGTAGCTAATACATTCGTGTGCATATGTATTCACTCCAACGTCACAAAATTAGGAATCATTTTGAGATGTATGGAGTAATAAACATGAGGAAAAACTTAGTATTTCCTTAATCAGCAA encodes the following:
- the LOC104234214 gene encoding uncharacterized protein yields the protein MSAIVCGKRSFFEDLQSPSPTSASPPISKKLRCSSTSPIRLSSSSPPPLQAAVIDQLRALFPDMNSQLLEKALEECGNDLDAAITRLHGLHVRYAEGNLVTASEADGEMDGGTVPTTSVLNDLPADGAEWVELFVREMMSATSIDDARTRSTRVLESLEKSICAGSAEAAQNFQKENMMLKEQIEMILRDNAILKRAVAIQHERQKEYDDRNEEVQHLKQLIVQYQEELRNLEVNNYALKMHLQHAQQCNSIPGRFHPDVF